In Syngnathus scovelli strain Florida chromosome 10, RoL_Ssco_1.2, whole genome shotgun sequence, the following are encoded in one genomic region:
- the stil gene encoding SCL-interrupting locus protein homolog isoform X2, which produces MARQPSDKQRHCLIASARVCSLCGNFTKPKPEPRIREATALFSSFLSRRAPPGAAAVFHQVLSSQNVSGRPVGRSLAALSFPKARTCLWDGRPAGEKLCIQLCSRRMPRLLLHEKALRLAQRHVRRCETSDVHCFFLGSATVDADEGGVTVTLDRFDPGRERAGDSDCVPTAALLADVLVPCLFTSQKSSDDLVQSKAELKRSISALQAHVSGWQPLELSQLLKVKGRVSCQPWGDAASYHLAWSSICLSVRLDVHPLRPVPIIPTALLRSLSGTIGRRRGFVTMDESRKLLLLLESDPKASKLPLVGVWLSGVTQVSNPLVCAWCLRFLFGCTLQERLVMVQEAADCLTSFTLPSAATFARVPVRVVSEDNAFLLAIFASPHTGPAFFQVCWPATTAASAPLDSQLLSASGCVTLNQQGPAVEGQTMEFELIAEGHVRQLQVFQDAQSSLSSDGPLRVAALCIDEQDSGVEADEWSPRPSPLPHLPAQRAPAVQPAVPELSILMDDGVGANGHRAPPLLHSTPDPQAPHRLKFCAPPMPDPRDLRLSARAGGCFPSGPSARSSPCVACPSHVVESCDAHQLLFQQDQQLRLLQAQVQMLLAAQGPQPTYKTETCTTTTSVAVATGTSLLWGCGTPPRPLIPPSRKSEVTGQESPAEVESDFCGERTHTGPSGCLQEATRKDLSQRKGRCGAQEAMSMTSQGRSSIPPSVSGINPNGTAISLGCLKHLPGAGTVELWLSSNMSVATVKHMQRYGLLGAPAELLPQTQLIGETMADSDEKATYGGPPCLARAVGDDSVGNVLDLSRLRQLPKLF; this is translated from the exons ATGGCCCGCCAGCCGAGTGACAAACAGCGCCATTGTCTAATTGCTTCCGCTCGTGTGTGTTCGCTGTGCGGAAATTTCACCAAACCCAAACCTGAACCCAGAATACGAGAGGCTACTGCACTATTTTCATCCTTTCTTAGCCGACGC GCTCCTCCaggtgctgctgctgttttCCACCAGGTCCTCAGTTCTCAAAACGTGAGCGGAAG ACCTGTAGGAAGGTCCCTGGCGGCGCTCAGCTTCCCCAAAGCCAGAACTTGTTTGTGGGATGGTCGACCCGCCGGGGAGAAGCTCTGCATTCAGCTGTGCTCTCGCAG aatGCCCCGCCTCCTGCTGCATGAGAAAGCTCTTCGTCTGGCTCAGCGTCATGTGCGCCGATGCGAGACGTCTGACGTGCACTGCTTCTTCCTGGGCTCTGCGACCGTGGATGCAG ATGAGGGCGGCGTCACGGTGACGCTGGACCGCTTCGATCCGGGTCGAGAGCGGGCTGGCGACTCGGACTGCGTGCCCACCGCTGCGCTGCTTGCCGACGTCCTGGTTCCTTGTTTGTTCACCAGCCAGAAAAGCTCCGACGACCTGGTCCAATCGAAGGCCGAGCTGAAACGCTCCATCTCT GCCTTGCAGGCTCACGTGAGCGGCTGGCAGCCCCTGGAGCTGAGCCAGTTGCTGAAGGTGAAAGGCCGTGTCAGCTGCCAGCCGTGGGGAGACGCTGCATCCTACCACCTGGCCTGGTCATCCATTTGTCTGTCCGTCCGCTTGGATGTCCACCCGCTCCGCCCCGTCCCCATCATCCCCACTGCGCTGCTCAGGAGTCTGAGCGGCACAATCGGCCGACGGCGAGG GTTTGTCACCATGGATGAGAGCAGgaagttgctgctgctgctggagtcTGACCCCAAAGCCTCCAAACTGCCGCTGGTGGGCGT CTGGCTGAGTGGCGTGACTCAGGTGTCCAACCCTCTGGTGTGCGCCTGGTGTCTTAGGTTCCTCTTTGGCTGCACCCTCCAGGAGAGGTTGGTGATGGTGCAGGAAGCGGCCGACTGCCTTACTTCCTTTACTTTGCCTTCCGCCGCCACTTTTGCTCGTGTGCCTGTCAGAGTTGTGTCGGAGGACAACGCGTTCCTGCTGGCCATCTTCGCCTCCCCGCATACGGGCCCTGCCTTCTTCCAGGTTTGTTGGCCCGCCACCACTGCTGCTTCCGCTCCACTGGACAGCCAGCTGCTGAGCGCCTCGGGGTGCGTGACGCTCAACCAG CAGGGGCCAGCGGTGGAAGGTCAGACGATGGAGTTTGAGCTGATAGCCGAAGGTCACGTCCGCCAACTCCAAGTGTTCCAAGACGCTCAAAGCTCCTTGAGCAG CGATGGTCCTCTGAGGGTGGCGGCGCTGTGCATCGACGAGCAAGATTCCGGCGTGGAGGCCGACGAGTGGTCGCCGCGGCCTTCGCCTCTGCCCCACCTCCCTGCGCAGCGG GCACCTGCGGTCCAGCCGGCGGTTCCGGAACTTTCCATATTGATGGATGATGGCGTGGGCGCCAACGGGCATCGTGCTCCTCCTCTCCTCCATAGCACCCCAGACCCCCAGGCGCCTCACCGCCTCAAGTTCTGCGCCCCTCCCATGCCCGATCCACGCGACCTTCGGCTTTCTGCGCGGGCCGGCGGTTGTTTTCCTTCAGGCCCGAGCGCCAGGTCATCCCCCTGTGTGGCATGCCCCTCTCATGTGGTGGAATCATGCGACGCCCACCAGTTGCTCTTCCAGCAAGACCAGCAGCTCCGCCTCCTGCAGGCTCAG GTCCAGATGCTGCTGGCAGCTCAGGGGCCCCAGCCAACCTACAAGACAGAGACCtgtaccaccaccaccagcgtCGCCGTGGCAACAG GCACCAGTCTCCTTTGGGGCTGTGGGACTCCACCTCGCCCCTTGATCCCGCCCTCGAGGAAAAGTGAGGTCACAGGCCAGGAGTCGCCAGCCGAGGTGGAGTCCGACTTCTGCGGCGAACGCACGCAC ACAGGGCCCAGCGGTTGCCTGCAGGAAGCGACGAGGAAGGACCTATCCCAGAGGAAGGGCCGCTGCGGAGCCCAAGAGGCCATGAGCATGACGTCGCAGGGGCGCAG CTCAATTCCCCCGTCAGTATCGGGGATCAACCCGAACGGAACGGCCATTTCGCTGGGGTGCCTCAAACACTTGCCAGGGGCGGGCACCGTTGAGCTCTGGCTGTCCAGCAACATGTCGGTGGCCACAGTGAAACACATGCAGCGTTACGGCCTCCTGGGGGCGCCCGCTGAGCTCCTCCCGCAGACTCAGCTGATTGGGGAGACGATGGCTGACAGCGACGAGAAGGCCACCTATGGAGGGCCGCCGTGTTTGGCCCGGGCAGTTGGGGACGACTCGGTGGGCAATGTCTTGGACCTCAGCCGCCTCAGACAGCTGCCCAAACTCTTCTGA
- the stil gene encoding SCL-interrupting locus protein homolog isoform X5: MARQPSDKQRHCLIASARVCSLCGNFTKPKPEPRIREATALFSSFLSRRSSSTMSCPINPQAPPGAAAVFHQVLSSQNVSGRPVGRSLAALSFPKARTCLWDGRPAGEKLCIQLCSRRMPRLLLHEKALRLAQRHVRRCETSDVHCFFLGSATVDADEGGVTVTLDRFDPGRERAGDSDCVPTAALLADVLVPCLFTSQKSSDDLVQSKAELKRSISALQAHVSGWQPLELSQLLKVKGRVSCQPWGDAASYHLAWSSICLSVRLDVHPLRPVPIIPTALLRSLSGTIGRRRGFVTMDESRKLLLLLESDPKASKLPLVGVWLSGVTQVSNPLVCAWCLRFLFGCTLQERLVMVQEAADCLTSFTLPSAATFARVPVRVVSEDNAFLLAIFASPHTGPAFFQVCWPATTAASAPLDSQLLSASGCVTLNQQGPAVEGQTMEFELIAEGHVRQLQVFQDAQSSLSSDGPLRVAALCIDEQDSGVEADEWSPRPSPLPHLPAQRAPAVQPAVPELSILMDDGVGANGHRAPPLLHSTPDPQAPHRLKFCAPPMPDPRDLRLSARAGGCFPSGPSARSSPCVACPSHVVESCDAHQLLFQQDQQLRLLQAQVQMLLAAQGPQPTYKTETCTTTTSVAVATGTSLLWGCGTPPRPLIPPSRKSEVTGQESPAEVESDFCGERTHGPAVACRKRRGRTYPRGRAAAEPKRP, from the exons ATGGCCCGCCAGCCGAGTGACAAACAGCGCCATTGTCTAATTGCTTCCGCTCGTGTGTGTTCGCTGTGCGGAAATTTCACCAAACCCAAACCTGAACCCAGAATACGAGAGGCTACTGCACTATTTTCATCCTTTCTTAGCCGACGC AGTTCGTCGACGATGAGCTGCCCGATCAACCCCCAGGCTCCTCCaggtgctgctgctgttttCCACCAGGTCCTCAGTTCTCAAAACGTGAGCGGAAG ACCTGTAGGAAGGTCCCTGGCGGCGCTCAGCTTCCCCAAAGCCAGAACTTGTTTGTGGGATGGTCGACCCGCCGGGGAGAAGCTCTGCATTCAGCTGTGCTCTCGCAG aatGCCCCGCCTCCTGCTGCATGAGAAAGCTCTTCGTCTGGCTCAGCGTCATGTGCGCCGATGCGAGACGTCTGACGTGCACTGCTTCTTCCTGGGCTCTGCGACCGTGGATGCAG ATGAGGGCGGCGTCACGGTGACGCTGGACCGCTTCGATCCGGGTCGAGAGCGGGCTGGCGACTCGGACTGCGTGCCCACCGCTGCGCTGCTTGCCGACGTCCTGGTTCCTTGTTTGTTCACCAGCCAGAAAAGCTCCGACGACCTGGTCCAATCGAAGGCCGAGCTGAAACGCTCCATCTCT GCCTTGCAGGCTCACGTGAGCGGCTGGCAGCCCCTGGAGCTGAGCCAGTTGCTGAAGGTGAAAGGCCGTGTCAGCTGCCAGCCGTGGGGAGACGCTGCATCCTACCACCTGGCCTGGTCATCCATTTGTCTGTCCGTCCGCTTGGATGTCCACCCGCTCCGCCCCGTCCCCATCATCCCCACTGCGCTGCTCAGGAGTCTGAGCGGCACAATCGGCCGACGGCGAGG GTTTGTCACCATGGATGAGAGCAGgaagttgctgctgctgctggagtcTGACCCCAAAGCCTCCAAACTGCCGCTGGTGGGCGT CTGGCTGAGTGGCGTGACTCAGGTGTCCAACCCTCTGGTGTGCGCCTGGTGTCTTAGGTTCCTCTTTGGCTGCACCCTCCAGGAGAGGTTGGTGATGGTGCAGGAAGCGGCCGACTGCCTTACTTCCTTTACTTTGCCTTCCGCCGCCACTTTTGCTCGTGTGCCTGTCAGAGTTGTGTCGGAGGACAACGCGTTCCTGCTGGCCATCTTCGCCTCCCCGCATACGGGCCCTGCCTTCTTCCAGGTTTGTTGGCCCGCCACCACTGCTGCTTCCGCTCCACTGGACAGCCAGCTGCTGAGCGCCTCGGGGTGCGTGACGCTCAACCAG CAGGGGCCAGCGGTGGAAGGTCAGACGATGGAGTTTGAGCTGATAGCCGAAGGTCACGTCCGCCAACTCCAAGTGTTCCAAGACGCTCAAAGCTCCTTGAGCAG CGATGGTCCTCTGAGGGTGGCGGCGCTGTGCATCGACGAGCAAGATTCCGGCGTGGAGGCCGACGAGTGGTCGCCGCGGCCTTCGCCTCTGCCCCACCTCCCTGCGCAGCGG GCACCTGCGGTCCAGCCGGCGGTTCCGGAACTTTCCATATTGATGGATGATGGCGTGGGCGCCAACGGGCATCGTGCTCCTCCTCTCCTCCATAGCACCCCAGACCCCCAGGCGCCTCACCGCCTCAAGTTCTGCGCCCCTCCCATGCCCGATCCACGCGACCTTCGGCTTTCTGCGCGGGCCGGCGGTTGTTTTCCTTCAGGCCCGAGCGCCAGGTCATCCCCCTGTGTGGCATGCCCCTCTCATGTGGTGGAATCATGCGACGCCCACCAGTTGCTCTTCCAGCAAGACCAGCAGCTCCGCCTCCTGCAGGCTCAG GTCCAGATGCTGCTGGCAGCTCAGGGGCCCCAGCCAACCTACAAGACAGAGACCtgtaccaccaccaccagcgtCGCCGTGGCAACAG GCACCAGTCTCCTTTGGGGCTGTGGGACTCCACCTCGCCCCTTGATCCCGCCCTCGAGGAAAAGTGAGGTCACAGGCCAGGAGTCGCCAGCCGAGGTGGAGTCCGACTTCTGCGGCGAACGCACGCAC GGCCCAGCGGTTGCCTGCAGGAAGCGACGAGGAAGGACCTATCCCAGAGGAAGGGCCGCTGCGGAGCCCAAGAGGCCATGA
- the stil gene encoding SCL-interrupting locus protein homolog isoform X1, whose product MARQPSDKQRHCLIASARVCSLCGNFTKPKPEPRIREATALFSSFLSRRSSSTMSCPINPQAPPGAAAVFHQVLSSQNVSGRPVGRSLAALSFPKARTCLWDGRPAGEKLCIQLCSRRMPRLLLHEKALRLAQRHVRRCETSDVHCFFLGSATVDADEGGVTVTLDRFDPGRERAGDSDCVPTAALLADVLVPCLFTSQKSSDDLVQSKAELKRSISALQAHVSGWQPLELSQLLKVKGRVSCQPWGDAASYHLAWSSICLSVRLDVHPLRPVPIIPTALLRSLSGTIGRRRGFVTMDESRKLLLLLESDPKASKLPLVGVWLSGVTQVSNPLVCAWCLRFLFGCTLQERLVMVQEAADCLTSFTLPSAATFARVPVRVVSEDNAFLLAIFASPHTGPAFFQVCWPATTAASAPLDSQLLSASGCVTLNQGPAVEGQTMEFELIAEGHVRQLQVFQDAQSSLSSDGPLRVAALCIDEQDSGVEADEWSPRPSPLPHLPAQRAPAVQPAVPELSILMDDGVGANGHRAPPLLHSTPDPQAPHRLKFCAPPMPDPRDLRLSARAGGCFPSGPSARSSPCVACPSHVVESCDAHQLLFQQDQQLRLLQAQVQMLLAAQGPQPTYKTETCTTTTSVAVATGTSLLWGCGTPPRPLIPPSRKSEVTGQESPAEVESDFCGERTHTGPSGCLQEATRKDLSQRKGRCGAQEAMSMTSQGRSSIPPSVSGINPNGTAISLGCLKHLPGAGTVELWLSSNMSVATVKHMQRYGLLGAPAELLPQTQLIGETMADSDEKATYGGPPCLARAVGDDSVGNVLDLSRLRQLPKLF is encoded by the exons ATGGCCCGCCAGCCGAGTGACAAACAGCGCCATTGTCTAATTGCTTCCGCTCGTGTGTGTTCGCTGTGCGGAAATTTCACCAAACCCAAACCTGAACCCAGAATACGAGAGGCTACTGCACTATTTTCATCCTTTCTTAGCCGACGC AGTTCGTCGACGATGAGCTGCCCGATCAACCCCCAGGCTCCTCCaggtgctgctgctgttttCCACCAGGTCCTCAGTTCTCAAAACGTGAGCGGAAG ACCTGTAGGAAGGTCCCTGGCGGCGCTCAGCTTCCCCAAAGCCAGAACTTGTTTGTGGGATGGTCGACCCGCCGGGGAGAAGCTCTGCATTCAGCTGTGCTCTCGCAG aatGCCCCGCCTCCTGCTGCATGAGAAAGCTCTTCGTCTGGCTCAGCGTCATGTGCGCCGATGCGAGACGTCTGACGTGCACTGCTTCTTCCTGGGCTCTGCGACCGTGGATGCAG ATGAGGGCGGCGTCACGGTGACGCTGGACCGCTTCGATCCGGGTCGAGAGCGGGCTGGCGACTCGGACTGCGTGCCCACCGCTGCGCTGCTTGCCGACGTCCTGGTTCCTTGTTTGTTCACCAGCCAGAAAAGCTCCGACGACCTGGTCCAATCGAAGGCCGAGCTGAAACGCTCCATCTCT GCCTTGCAGGCTCACGTGAGCGGCTGGCAGCCCCTGGAGCTGAGCCAGTTGCTGAAGGTGAAAGGCCGTGTCAGCTGCCAGCCGTGGGGAGACGCTGCATCCTACCACCTGGCCTGGTCATCCATTTGTCTGTCCGTCCGCTTGGATGTCCACCCGCTCCGCCCCGTCCCCATCATCCCCACTGCGCTGCTCAGGAGTCTGAGCGGCACAATCGGCCGACGGCGAGG GTTTGTCACCATGGATGAGAGCAGgaagttgctgctgctgctggagtcTGACCCCAAAGCCTCCAAACTGCCGCTGGTGGGCGT CTGGCTGAGTGGCGTGACTCAGGTGTCCAACCCTCTGGTGTGCGCCTGGTGTCTTAGGTTCCTCTTTGGCTGCACCCTCCAGGAGAGGTTGGTGATGGTGCAGGAAGCGGCCGACTGCCTTACTTCCTTTACTTTGCCTTCCGCCGCCACTTTTGCTCGTGTGCCTGTCAGAGTTGTGTCGGAGGACAACGCGTTCCTGCTGGCCATCTTCGCCTCCCCGCATACGGGCCCTGCCTTCTTCCAGGTTTGTTGGCCCGCCACCACTGCTGCTTCCGCTCCACTGGACAGCCAGCTGCTGAGCGCCTCGGGGTGCGTGACGCTCAACCAG GGGCCAGCGGTGGAAGGTCAGACGATGGAGTTTGAGCTGATAGCCGAAGGTCACGTCCGCCAACTCCAAGTGTTCCAAGACGCTCAAAGCTCCTTGAGCAG CGATGGTCCTCTGAGGGTGGCGGCGCTGTGCATCGACGAGCAAGATTCCGGCGTGGAGGCCGACGAGTGGTCGCCGCGGCCTTCGCCTCTGCCCCACCTCCCTGCGCAGCGG GCACCTGCGGTCCAGCCGGCGGTTCCGGAACTTTCCATATTGATGGATGATGGCGTGGGCGCCAACGGGCATCGTGCTCCTCCTCTCCTCCATAGCACCCCAGACCCCCAGGCGCCTCACCGCCTCAAGTTCTGCGCCCCTCCCATGCCCGATCCACGCGACCTTCGGCTTTCTGCGCGGGCCGGCGGTTGTTTTCCTTCAGGCCCGAGCGCCAGGTCATCCCCCTGTGTGGCATGCCCCTCTCATGTGGTGGAATCATGCGACGCCCACCAGTTGCTCTTCCAGCAAGACCAGCAGCTCCGCCTCCTGCAGGCTCAG GTCCAGATGCTGCTGGCAGCTCAGGGGCCCCAGCCAACCTACAAGACAGAGACCtgtaccaccaccaccagcgtCGCCGTGGCAACAG GCACCAGTCTCCTTTGGGGCTGTGGGACTCCACCTCGCCCCTTGATCCCGCCCTCGAGGAAAAGTGAGGTCACAGGCCAGGAGTCGCCAGCCGAGGTGGAGTCCGACTTCTGCGGCGAACGCACGCAC ACAGGGCCCAGCGGTTGCCTGCAGGAAGCGACGAGGAAGGACCTATCCCAGAGGAAGGGCCGCTGCGGAGCCCAAGAGGCCATGAGCATGACGTCGCAGGGGCGCAG CTCAATTCCCCCGTCAGTATCGGGGATCAACCCGAACGGAACGGCCATTTCGCTGGGGTGCCTCAAACACTTGCCAGGGGCGGGCACCGTTGAGCTCTGGCTGTCCAGCAACATGTCGGTGGCCACAGTGAAACACATGCAGCGTTACGGCCTCCTGGGGGCGCCCGCTGAGCTCCTCCCGCAGACTCAGCTGATTGGGGAGACGATGGCTGACAGCGACGAGAAGGCCACCTATGGAGGGCCGCCGTGTTTGGCCCGGGCAGTTGGGGACGACTCGGTGGGCAATGTCTTGGACCTCAGCCGCCTCAGACAGCTGCCCAAACTCTTCTGA
- the stil gene encoding SCL-interrupting locus protein homolog isoform X3 has protein sequence MARQPSDKQRHCLIASARVCSLCGNFTKPKPEPRIREATALFSSFLSRRSSSTMSCPINPQAPPGAAAVFHQVLSSQNVSGRPVGRSLAALSFPKARTCLWDGRPAGEKLCIQLCSRRMPRLLLHEKALRLAQRHVRRCETSDVHCFFLGSATVDADEGGVTVTLDRFDPGRERAGDSDCVPTAALLADVLVPCLFTSQKSSDDLVQSKAELKRSISALQAHVSGWQPLELSQLLKVKGRVSCQPWGDAASYHLAWSSICLSVRLDVHPLRPVPIIPTALLRSLSGTIGRRRGFVTMDESRKLLLLLESDPKASKLPLVGVWLSGVTQVSNPLVCAWCLRFLFGCTLQERVVSEDNAFLLAIFASPHTGPAFFQVCWPATTAASAPLDSQLLSASGCVTLNQQGPAVEGQTMEFELIAEGHVRQLQVFQDAQSSLSSDGPLRVAALCIDEQDSGVEADEWSPRPSPLPHLPAQRAPAVQPAVPELSILMDDGVGANGHRAPPLLHSTPDPQAPHRLKFCAPPMPDPRDLRLSARAGGCFPSGPSARSSPCVACPSHVVESCDAHQLLFQQDQQLRLLQAQVQMLLAAQGPQPTYKTETCTTTTSVAVATGTSLLWGCGTPPRPLIPPSRKSEVTGQESPAEVESDFCGERTHTGPSGCLQEATRKDLSQRKGRCGAQEAMSMTSQGRSSIPPSVSGINPNGTAISLGCLKHLPGAGTVELWLSSNMSVATVKHMQRYGLLGAPAELLPQTQLIGETMADSDEKATYGGPPCLARAVGDDSVGNVLDLSRLRQLPKLF, from the exons ATGGCCCGCCAGCCGAGTGACAAACAGCGCCATTGTCTAATTGCTTCCGCTCGTGTGTGTTCGCTGTGCGGAAATTTCACCAAACCCAAACCTGAACCCAGAATACGAGAGGCTACTGCACTATTTTCATCCTTTCTTAGCCGACGC AGTTCGTCGACGATGAGCTGCCCGATCAACCCCCAGGCTCCTCCaggtgctgctgctgttttCCACCAGGTCCTCAGTTCTCAAAACGTGAGCGGAAG ACCTGTAGGAAGGTCCCTGGCGGCGCTCAGCTTCCCCAAAGCCAGAACTTGTTTGTGGGATGGTCGACCCGCCGGGGAGAAGCTCTGCATTCAGCTGTGCTCTCGCAG aatGCCCCGCCTCCTGCTGCATGAGAAAGCTCTTCGTCTGGCTCAGCGTCATGTGCGCCGATGCGAGACGTCTGACGTGCACTGCTTCTTCCTGGGCTCTGCGACCGTGGATGCAG ATGAGGGCGGCGTCACGGTGACGCTGGACCGCTTCGATCCGGGTCGAGAGCGGGCTGGCGACTCGGACTGCGTGCCCACCGCTGCGCTGCTTGCCGACGTCCTGGTTCCTTGTTTGTTCACCAGCCAGAAAAGCTCCGACGACCTGGTCCAATCGAAGGCCGAGCTGAAACGCTCCATCTCT GCCTTGCAGGCTCACGTGAGCGGCTGGCAGCCCCTGGAGCTGAGCCAGTTGCTGAAGGTGAAAGGCCGTGTCAGCTGCCAGCCGTGGGGAGACGCTGCATCCTACCACCTGGCCTGGTCATCCATTTGTCTGTCCGTCCGCTTGGATGTCCACCCGCTCCGCCCCGTCCCCATCATCCCCACTGCGCTGCTCAGGAGTCTGAGCGGCACAATCGGCCGACGGCGAGG GTTTGTCACCATGGATGAGAGCAGgaagttgctgctgctgctggagtcTGACCCCAAAGCCTCCAAACTGCCGCTGGTGGGCGT CTGGCTGAGTGGCGTGACTCAGGTGTCCAACCCTCTGGTGTGCGCCTGGTGTCTTAGGTTCCTCTTTGGCTGCACCCTCCAGGAGAG AGTTGTGTCGGAGGACAACGCGTTCCTGCTGGCCATCTTCGCCTCCCCGCATACGGGCCCTGCCTTCTTCCAGGTTTGTTGGCCCGCCACCACTGCTGCTTCCGCTCCACTGGACAGCCAGCTGCTGAGCGCCTCGGGGTGCGTGACGCTCAACCAG CAGGGGCCAGCGGTGGAAGGTCAGACGATGGAGTTTGAGCTGATAGCCGAAGGTCACGTCCGCCAACTCCAAGTGTTCCAAGACGCTCAAAGCTCCTTGAGCAG CGATGGTCCTCTGAGGGTGGCGGCGCTGTGCATCGACGAGCAAGATTCCGGCGTGGAGGCCGACGAGTGGTCGCCGCGGCCTTCGCCTCTGCCCCACCTCCCTGCGCAGCGG GCACCTGCGGTCCAGCCGGCGGTTCCGGAACTTTCCATATTGATGGATGATGGCGTGGGCGCCAACGGGCATCGTGCTCCTCCTCTCCTCCATAGCACCCCAGACCCCCAGGCGCCTCACCGCCTCAAGTTCTGCGCCCCTCCCATGCCCGATCCACGCGACCTTCGGCTTTCTGCGCGGGCCGGCGGTTGTTTTCCTTCAGGCCCGAGCGCCAGGTCATCCCCCTGTGTGGCATGCCCCTCTCATGTGGTGGAATCATGCGACGCCCACCAGTTGCTCTTCCAGCAAGACCAGCAGCTCCGCCTCCTGCAGGCTCAG GTCCAGATGCTGCTGGCAGCTCAGGGGCCCCAGCCAACCTACAAGACAGAGACCtgtaccaccaccaccagcgtCGCCGTGGCAACAG GCACCAGTCTCCTTTGGGGCTGTGGGACTCCACCTCGCCCCTTGATCCCGCCCTCGAGGAAAAGTGAGGTCACAGGCCAGGAGTCGCCAGCCGAGGTGGAGTCCGACTTCTGCGGCGAACGCACGCAC ACAGGGCCCAGCGGTTGCCTGCAGGAAGCGACGAGGAAGGACCTATCCCAGAGGAAGGGCCGCTGCGGAGCCCAAGAGGCCATGAGCATGACGTCGCAGGGGCGCAG CTCAATTCCCCCGTCAGTATCGGGGATCAACCCGAACGGAACGGCCATTTCGCTGGGGTGCCTCAAACACTTGCCAGGGGCGGGCACCGTTGAGCTCTGGCTGTCCAGCAACATGTCGGTGGCCACAGTGAAACACATGCAGCGTTACGGCCTCCTGGGGGCGCCCGCTGAGCTCCTCCCGCAGACTCAGCTGATTGGGGAGACGATGGCTGACAGCGACGAGAAGGCCACCTATGGAGGGCCGCCGTGTTTGGCCCGGGCAGTTGGGGACGACTCGGTGGGCAATGTCTTGGACCTCAGCCGCCTCAGACAGCTGCCCAAACTCTTCTGA